The stretch of DNA TATCTTTCAGCGGCATTACATGAATAAATTAGAAAGGGATTTGACATCATGTAGGATACCATGTTGTTGGACTTTACTTGGGAATTGGAAAATTTGCCGAGCGACACAAATATCAAATTTATAATTCATTAACCatatttataaaatttcaaatcaatATGCCATTTCAGCGTTTGTATacaacttatttttaaaatatgatttaaagGGTATAGAAATCAATGACTGTATATAAACATGATCTAATGAAAATGAGGCCTTAGTTGAcgccatagacatataatacaagatagactgatcgttgcaataccaACCTGTTCCTTCCAAGATGGTATTTTGTTAAGGGTGATAAACTTTGTAAAAACAGGTTGGCAAAATAAATGCAGAATTGTTGATCTTATAccatatttcttaaaaagaaacgaGCTTTCTATTGAAACCAATGTTTGATGATAAGTATAAGAGTGGTAATCCCCATTGAATTACGTGAaagtattttgaaattatatCATGAGGGGCATATAGGTATCGTTTGGTCTAAAATGTTGACCAGAGCAGTAGTTTGGTAGCCTAAGTTACAACAGGATATTAAGGCAATGATCAATAGGTATTAGGTATGCCAGTTAACGCAAAATAATTCTGAAAAAGCTTTAATAGCTTGGCCTGAAACTAAAAATGTATTTGAATGAATACtggttgattttttttaaataccattgcacattttttattattgactCTAATTCAAAGTgggttaatataaatattataaaaaagggTACTTCAATATTACACCCTCAGACAAGTTGAAAGTAACTTTCGCTTTGATGGGTTTGCCATTTATGCTATTGTGTGACAATGGTCCACCTTTTAATGCTATTAAATTTACAAGATTTTGTCAAAACAGTGAAATAACCATTCTAAAAAGTCCACCATACTACCTTCAGTCAAATGGGTGTGTAGAGCGATATGTTCGAACAGTCAAAACTGGATTGGAGAATTTTCCTTCAAAAATCTGGGCTCAGTATATCTGAGCAGCAAGTGGTAAATTTTCTATTTGATTATAGAAATAAACCAAGTCTTAGTACTGGGTTAAGTCCAAAggaaattgttttcaaagtttAACTAAGAAccagaattcttcttcttctttttatgtagacatgactatctctgttttttaatgtgaatccagtaaattgtcgttccatcgcttacgtggtcttcctactgatcgtcttcctattgaggaaccgtctcttgGCGTCTATACTAGTTTATTtgatgtcattcggcttatacgatcgttccattctactcttctattttttacccaatCATTaatgttttccaccttgcatctacgtcgtatatctgtatttctagcaCTGTTTCACAGTGTTTTATGTGTGAGGTCGTGTTTCTACCGCGTTTGTgattattgatctgatgactattttgtaaattctgcctttctgccttccatattgttttattcaggcaacctgTGGCTCCGCTTGCTCTCTTTAcctgatcttccacttctgtttcaagcttttcgtagatcgataatatttaaactccatcacttgttctattatctaaccttccagctccaatttacatctcagtaaatttgctgttgtaaccatgcattttgtcttttttttttggaaattaacatgttaaattttttagcGGAATAGAACCAGAATTGACTTTTTAAAACACAGAAAGTTATGCTCAACAGAAATGATAACTATGTAAAACCAAATGTTTTTACTATAGGCGAAAAAGGAGTGTTAGTAGGCAAATTCGAACCATATGATAAGGAAAAATGGGTAAAAGAGGTTAGGGTAAGATGAATAACTGCAACTACATAATTTGTAAACGTATACggtaaaattatatataaatatatgaataATTTGGGAAAATTAACAATCACAGGTGTTAACTTTGATTTAGAAAAATGTATTAAGTTTGTATCagtcctcctcctaagtgccttctctgttgaggttggcgatcaatatggcaaatttctctctattctgggcttgataaattaattcatttccttttgtgtgaatccaatctctgatgtttcgtagccgagattttttctttcgtcctatgctcCTTTTACCTtgaatcttgccttctaatattacttggagctgctcaaattccctatggcacattatgtgtcctagatatgacgtttttctaattttgatagtattgaccattcttagcattcggcgatacatccaaatttcaaatgaatttaatttgttgacttCATACTGTTTttatgtccaggtctcacagccatatagtaatagagaccacatataacactttagtgttctcaatcaaATTGTACCAGTATCATACCGGCAATAATCTGATTCCTATAGCTAAAATTCCAAGTTCTGATTACGAAAACACAGGAAATATTATACAGTAATAGGTAAAGTCTTTTATTCAAATAAAGGCAGCGCATAGTAGTagcatgttaaataaaaatttttaattaaaccaACAATcttggatttttataataatttatgtatTTAGAGCGTTTGAATTTAGTTTGTTTTATGTTGTTTCTTCTGCTTCAGCAATATTCAATTTTCAGCACCGAACGCCGCCACAGATCCATCACTGTATGACAGCGATCTCAAGTATAAGATTTCAATCAAGAATTGTGATATATGTAATCATAGTTTAGCCGAAAGCAACGAAATGATTTTTCGTTGCTCAATTCCTGTAGCGATTTCGGCCTTTGATGTTCACCGCCTTCTTCGAGCTTAGCTAATGACGATATGCTAATAATGTTTTCGAATTATGCATGCCTAGTCTCATTTGCTGCAAACTGATGGTTTATGAAAATAACAACGCAGAGGTTATTACGGAAAAGGAAGATACAATAGCTAATGGTTTTCTATCGTAAGTTCCAAAATATTCTCGATGAACTTACGAaagatttaaattaatataattctGTTTATTTCTAATAAACTTCGCATAAAGTGTAAATACAAAATATCGCATAATGAATGTTGAAAAAAGAGAATGAAGGTTTATTCAGGGCAAAAATAGTAGAAACAATGTAATAGAACATAAAAGGATGTCCTTTggatacaaagaaataaaatttggAGGAAGATGGCCAGTATTATTAAAGATACTGCTCTTAAAATGATTTGAAAACATTTAGGAAAGAAGTTTTAGTATAAAGAGTGCTGCTGATGGTCAAAAGAAGTTCAAAAAATAAAGGTGAACAGAAAATTCTATGAACAGTAGTAAAAAATAGGTCGAGtacaaattttcaaaattataaaaaatcttttcTATATAAACTGTATTCAATATTCTgaactataaaaaaattgtttcttaaAATAAAAGAACTTCCCAGTTAcactaattatttattatttttgaattccaTTTCGTTATTTCATTTATAGCACTACTGGACGACAGTCTGAAATTTTCCAAGTCTTGCAGAAAAATGCAAAGATCAAGACAAAGTTTTACAAACTTTTTATAAGGATCTGAATCATTAGAAAGATCTTCGCCAGAATTGAGCAACTGAAACAATTTGTCCACTGTGCACTTAAACTGTTTCATGAGCTTTTCTTGAAAAACTGCAGTCCAATACTTCTGAAACCGTCTCAGACATTCAAAAAGAGACCAAGGAGGTCCGGATAGCATATCCATTTTTAACCAGACGTCACCATAAGCATCTTTAGCACACTCACAAATAACTGCAGAACACAAAGTACTTAGTGTTTCCATAATTTTTGCACACTTTGTAGTTTTTGAAATAATTGATGTAATTTTTACAATGATTTCTTTGGAAGACACAGCTAGAATGTCATTGATCATAGCTTTATTTCTTAGATTAATATCATTTGACAGCAATATTACCACTTCGTATTTTTCCAGTGCTTGCAAACACGTTCCAATAATTTTATCGTCTTGGCTTATTCCCACGTATTTTTGATCACTCATATCACTAACAGATTGTCCTTTAACTCTGGGATCCTTTTTGCTGATGAATTCATTAATGCATTTGATCGCCTTGAGAGCTTGATATTTTAATGAATTTTCACCTGGTCTGTCTTTCATTTCATCGAGCTCAGTTATAACCATCCATGGGATGTAAACTAGTGGTTTAATCCATCCTGCTGTTGTTAATTCGATGATATTCCTAATTATTGAAAGATCTGAGATAAATACATTGGTGTCTACTACGATGCATACGTACGGCTCTTTAAACCCTTTATTATCCTCTTGTTTCTTTGTAGTTTCTTCAGTTCCTACATTGGTTAAATCAGTTTTGAAGCCTGGGTCTAGTATAAACTTCTTCGTTGATACTTTCTCACATGAGTCGTTTGATTTTCGTTTGCCACCACTATTTGCCTTTTCGTCATCCTTTTGATTTAGAACTTTTGGTTTATCTTTACCTACATGAATCTCACTTTCTTCTGGTAAAGTAATTTTATCTCTCATCAATAAATCCATTTGTAACGAATATTTAAGTTTGTTTAGTCTATTTTGTGCCAAATTTCTAGTAATTACAGGAGGAGGTATTAATCTATGACATTTTCGTTTTGCAGTACAGCTGTCGTTTGTAGTATCTGAGTTATTTCGTTTTTGGGCTTGCCTCTTCGAACTTTCGGGAACTTTGTTAGGACGGGAACCTGAACAGGACGCTTCATAATTCACATTTGATAAATTTGGTGTAAGTTTAACTTTTTTTTGATTATTCGACATAACAAATTATATATATTGTGTttgtaaaaatgacaaaaatatcGGTTGACGTAAGAATATGTCATCTGTGAGAATAAAATACTTATAATTTAATATCGTGGAATAGGTTAGATGTATTATTGAAAAATTTGAATTCTATGATGATAAGATAGTTATTATCTATAGATTAATACTATAAGTTATTTTGTAGACAAATGCactcacatttttatgtaaattttaaaatgatacaAAGATTTCGTGATTAGTTGTGGGTTGAACTATGCTCTTTAATACTTAATAATTAGTCTCTATAAgtagtttactttaaaaaattttgaattttacatATCACTGCATTTCTTTCGAATTACTTTAATTGACAACAGCAACAATTTTACAATAGTTGTTAAAAACTCtaacaaaataagaaaactatttAGAAACTTAATTCTTCCAACCAATTAAACAGTCACTTTTCTCTTATATACATTTTTTGAAGTTCCATATCTTACGAGACATCTCGGGAGATGTTAGATAAAACAGTATTAATATAGCACTTATATTATACGATATCGAAGGAAAGTAAGAATTTATCTGTAAAAACCGTTGACtaagagaattttataaaatcgCTAATATTATTTGCGTATGTATATAACGATATCCTGTCTCTAATCAAGTCTCCACATTCATGAtagaatttgttaaaaaaaaaatcaattaaatcTTACTTATTTGATCTCTAACCGGACGAAGACTGAAGTGATTTTCATGCGTAGTACTTGTGCTAATTATTTTTTATGGGTTTACGTAAAACGTCCGTGATTTATAAGTAGCTTTTAATTGAACATCCTGTAGACAGCAATTAAAGAGAATGCTTCTCTTCTAAACTAAAAAGAcgtatttgaaaaaataaaaggttGGGCAAAAAAAACAGACCTTAACACCAGTGAACAGGCAATTTTAGAGATTTTACGGTATATATCAGGCAGAAAGACTATTGAGTTAAAGGGAACCAACAGCAGCTGTGTTAATTcttgttagttatttttcttaTCTTGTGTATATTCTTTTGTGTATgacctttaaaaattaattatgttTGTCTTGTAGTGTGTCTATTTCTATACAATTGCTGCTTAGCCAACTTTCTTTGGCTATTTTGATAGctcttattaattatttttttttgtattcgttcttattcttatttctagGCCTAGTAGTTAATTGAAGACATGAACTGGATAAAGGTGGCAAATCACAGTTTTTGGTAATAGTATATTAAAGTATAAGTGGATATTGAGGTCTTTAAAACAAGCGCGATTTTACGAGCACGACGGCGCAGCCGGAGTGCTCGAAATAGAGTAAGTGTTTTAAAGACCAGTTATCCACGAATACTTTACGCTATTTTTTTATTGGTTAACTTTGAAATCatgtattattactacaaaagattgaaataagagctaataatgtaaaatggttgaatttgtgatgtacattagtatacctttcgttattatggaaatgagaaaaacaaaaattaatttgtaatctGTCACATCAGATTAATTGTTATTACTGGTGGTATATTACTTAAACAAAGAATAAGAAGAATGTTTCAAACAATATTGGGAGTGCCATTAATGGAAGTATAACCCCATTGGCTTCCGAGGATGTCGGTAGTAATAATTTAAACAGAATTTCCTCTGATTTAAAAATCGAAggtatcatcatccagcctcaagagtccactgctaaacataggccttttcctcatgtttccaaccccgtctatcttgcgccgctcttatccagtttttattgagtcttcttaaatcgtcagtccatcttgtaggtggtcgactgacgcttctcttgtcttcccttggcctccattccaataacctctttgtccatcgcccatctgtcattctggctatgtgtcctgcccatctccattttagtctggacTACAGTTAGACTATACTTTTCACATTCATTTTAACGATTAAGATTTTCTAATATTTGAATAaaacttttgaaatatttgttagtaatattttattcatattttatttatttggcgTTACAAGTAATGTAGTCCTGTCAGGtcagataaatatttttttaaactgttgATGTTGTAATTGTAACTTTAAAAGACGCGCGTTTTTGATAGTTGAATTTAAACAGGCTACGGCGTACTTTAAATAATCAAATACcaataaaaacttactttttacaatttttaaatattcctgATACAGAACTAACCTCCCAATAATAATGAATCCTAAATTTATcttgttttaaagaatatttttgaCGATAAAGCAGCCAAGTGTATATTTTTCATAGATGAATGTCTTACCTATGTTACATTTTTGATACATGACACCATTATAAGTCACATAGTTGTGTTGACGCAAGGATGTCAcgttttaaggttattttttactgcacttaaaatttttatttttgtgtagtAGTTAATATAGTTATTCCATATAAAAGAGGGTTTtaagataaataatatagtaacAAATCATACTAACACTATGTAGAGCGCTAACAAAGAACATGCCAAACATAGGAGATCCGGTGACAGGTTCTACTCATATAAGGAGACTTCGACAGTTGCCTTACAAGTAATAGCCGGAGTGCCACCAATTCACCTACTAGTGAGAGAAAGAGCAATCACGTACGGCATGAGTGAAAACAACAAAGCAGACGAGAGAAGGGTGACCAACGCgaaatggcaagaagagtgggaCAATAAACATAGGGCTAAATGGACAAGAACATTTATACCGGACATGAGAGACTGAGTAGAACACGGCTATATTGTTATACTAACCTACTACCAACTATTTTTTCACACAGTTTTTTAAGGGACACGGCTCTTTCAGAGCCCACCTGCTATGGATAGAAAAGCAAGAAGACACAGCTGCGTTGAATGCGGGTGTGGCAAGAAAAAGAGAAAATAGATACAAAGAAATCCTGGGGGCAATAACTTAAATGTAGAAGTAAACGAATTTTACAACTAGTGTTAAAAGAAAAAGACTAGAATTTCTGTTCTTCCAATCATGTAAGTTATTTTTTGCTGTAAAAGTTTGGGTGAATACTAACTAAAGGGTTATTGTTTTCAGAAGTTGTTTTAAACCTAATATCCAACCAAGACAGTGAAACTCATACAAATAATGTTATTGGAGATATTACCCAACCCTCGAGTGCCAATGAGCTACAAAAGCGATAGGAAAGAAAATATGTAAGTGTTTGACATTGTTTTTTAGCACCTAAGTTTTTCTCAAGCGACCACAACATAATATGTGAAAGTTTttaaataacaagaacaataagGGCACGCCcctttttgtttcatattttaagTTATTTGCCCGTAAGATTTTGATTGACTTTTGTAAATGTCTGACTGAAACCATTTTGTTTTTAAACAATAGAGTAGCAGTGATGAAGATACGACAACTGGTTTTAAATATTTTCCTTCTAAGGATAATGACATTACTTTGTCACGTACTTACCAGCAATTCGCTCACAACCAAGGTATTCAGAAGGTGACGCGTATACTGTTTTTTGAGAATATTAGGAAATATATTTAGGAAGAGGCACGAATTTTAAGGtactgaagaagaaaataaaactaTTGACACAAAAAGACATGTAATTGCTAAAGGCCAAAATATTATTAcctcaaaaaacacaaaatatttaataatgtcaacctacaaggtttagagcgaacaataatccttcaattttagaCTTTTTTTTTCACAAATGATGATCAACTAATTTCTACACTTCAAGTGTCCTCTCCTGTGGGTCTTTCTGACCACTCACTTATTACTGCTcacattcaatttagtttaacaccgccttgcaaaaataatttcgtaacgtatgccactactgatttctttaatgtaaattcagttttat from Diabrotica undecimpunctata isolate CICGRU chromosome 4, icDiaUnde3, whole genome shotgun sequence encodes:
- the LOC140439032 gene encoding transcriptional protein SWT1-like; translation: MSNNQKKVKLTPNLSNVNYEASCSGSRPNKVPESSKRQAQKRNNSDTTNDSCTAKRKCHRLIPPPVITRNLAQNRLNKLKYSLQMDLLMRDKITLPEESEIHVGKDKPKVLNQKDDEKANSGGKRKSNDSCEKVSTKKFILDPGFKTDLTNVGTEETTKKQEDNKGFKEPYVCIVVDTNVFISDLSIIRNIIELTTAGWIKPLVYIPWMVITELDEMKDRPGENSLKYQALKAIKCINEFISKKDPRVKGQSVSDMSDQKYVGISQDDKIIGTCLQALEKYEVVILLSNDINLRNKAMINDILAVSSKEIIVKITSIISKTTKCAKIMETLSTLCSAVICECAKDAYGDVWLKMDMLSGPPWSLFECLRRFQKYWTAVFQEKLMKQFKCTVDKLFQLLNSGEDLSNDSDPYKKFVKLCLDLCIFLQDLENFRLSSSSAINEITKWNSKIINN